Within the Gloeobacter kilaueensis JS1 genome, the region TACGGCTACGGTTCGGCCAACTACCGCGAATTTCGCCTGCGCGCCGAGGGACCGCGCCTGGAGCGCACTTTTTATCTCGACGCTCTGCCGGAGCCGATGCGGCTGCGCGTCGGCTCGATTATCGGCCTCGACACGGCCCATTCGGTAGCGATGGGCCAGTCCGCCCTCAGCCAGTTTGCCGGTAGTCGCCCGGACGGCCTGCGCATCTATCTCAACGGTAGGCCGCTCCAGAAAATTTATCTTAACGGCGACAACCTGACGGTGCGGTTGCCGCCCGCCCTCCTCAGGCGCGGCGCAAACGTGCTGCGCCTTGAGACCCATCCGCTGCAGCTACCGGGGGAGGCGGACGACGAACTAGCGCGAGTCGTCCGGCTCTACGGGCTGGTCAACTACGACGACATCGAGTTTGCCCACCTGCTGCTCATCGACGACAGTGCCGGTGGCCGACACATCCGGGTACAGGGTGAGATCTTGCCCACCGCCGTCGGACCCTGACGGCTCCGGGTGCTTGCGCAGGTACAGCGTCAGTTCCTCGCGGTTGTGAAACAGTTGCTTGGCCCGGACAAGCTCTATCTTCTCCCCGAGGATCACAAGCACGTCCTTGAGGGTCTGAAAGGGCTTTTTATAGAGCAACTTGACAGTAACAATCGCCGCACCGCCTGCTACCAGCACCGGCAAAAGCCCGGCCACCAGCTTTGCCATCCGCCGTGCGTCCCAGTTCATATCGCAGACGAGCAGATCAAAAGTCTGGGCACCCAGTCGGGCGGTGGCGGCGCTGGTGGCCAGGTAGCGTAGCCGGGGGTGGCCCAATAGCGTAGGGTGCAGGGCCGCCGGATCGATGGCGGTCACTTCGAGGCCCCGATCGAGGAGCAGCGCTGTCCAGCCTCCCGGTGCCGCCCCGATATCGAGGGCGCGGCGAAACCGGCCTAGATCCAGTCTGAAGCGCTCCTCCGCTTCCAGCAGCTTGAAGGCGGCCCGCGAGATCTGCCCCTGTTCTTTTTGAAAGCGCACCATACCGCCCGGCCAATCCGAAAGATCGTCGCCCGGTCGGGTGAGCCCCCAGTAGAGCCGGTTGGCGGCCAGGTACACAGCGACGGTCCAGTCGGCCTCGCGGCGGACAGCCTCGATGGCAAACGTGCGCACCAGGGCCGCCTCGATCGCCGATCGCACCTGTGCCGCTGTATAGGCAAAAGGCTGACCCCCCTGGAGCCGCACCCGCACCGCCACGGTCTCACCGGCGCTCAGGCGGCGCTCACCGGCAGCCAGCGCGGCGATGCGAGCCAGATCTGCCCAGGTGCGATCGAGGGGGAGCACCTGATCGACCGGCTGGAGGTGACGCAAAAAGATCGGTTCGCGCCCGCTTACGATCTGCAGCGCGTCTTCGGTCGCAGTCGCCGTCTCAAAGAGAAAGACCTCCCCCACATCGAGGTACGAAAACCGCAGATCCGAAAACAGCTGCCGCAGTTCTGTAAGCGCGTACTGGGCCGAGCCAGGATTCGACGAGCCGATAAAAGCGGCCCGCTCAGCAAAGGGAGTCACAGGAGCGTGCCAGCGGTTGCAACAGCGAAGCAGGCCGCCTGAGAAGCTCCTGGAGCACATCGGCCCGGCTCTGGTACCACTCGGCCAACTGCAGGCGCTCTGCCCCCAGCCAGCCGTGCAGGTTTGCATCGATCACAGGACGCCAGTCTTCTAAGAAGCGCTCCTCCACCAGCGCCTCGCAGACGATCCGGGGCGAGACCCAGCAGTGCTGAGAAAGCCGCAGAATCTCGAAGGGCAGCCCTGGCCGGTAGCTCGCCTGCAACTGGTGCCTGAGCTTCCAGGGATGAAAAGCGGGCACAGTGGCGGCAAACAGGTGGACCGTCCGGGGCCGGACCACCGCCAGCAGCCAGAGCAGGTGCAGCGGCGAGGGCGGCAGGCTCCACAACAGCAGGTGCTCGTAGCGGTAATTCTCCTGGGGGCGGTCGTAGTGGACCGGCCAGCCAGGGGGCAACTGGGGACGCTCGTGCCCATAGAGGAGCACCGGTCTTTGTTGATCGGGCACAAAAGTTGCCAGAAATGCAGCGCCGTCGCCCTCGCGGTGGTCGTGCCACTCGATGGACTCCTCAAAAGCCGGAGGAGCCGGCAGGACAAACGGGGCGGCAGTGGCAGCGCGCAGGCCCGCCACTTCCAGTTCGATCTTGACGGTGCCCTGGTACTCGTTGCGCCTGGCGCTAAAGGCGATATCGACGAATTCGGGCAGCGGCAGATAGTCCGCCTGCCGCCAGCCCACCGCCCGCCGCTCAGCGGTACCGTCGCTCACTAAAAGCTGCAGGTGGGTACCCTCCTTCCCCATGGCCTTTTGCTGGACAACCCGTGCCCCGGCTACCCAGAAAACCGGTTCACGGTTGCCGAGGCCGCAGGGCTGCAGCCGGTCGAGCTGCTCGACGAGTGCGCGGTTGATCTGGGCAAGCTGCACTGCCGCGTCGATCTCTACGAGCGGCGCTATCTGCTCGGGCTGGAGGCGGGCGCGGGCAAAATCCTGCAGCCGCACCTTGAAAGCTTCAAGCTGATCGCCCCTGAGCGAAAAGCCCCCCGCCATCGGATGGCCGCCGAAGCCGTCGAGGAGATCGGCGCAGAACTTGAGCGCCTCGTAGATGTGAAATTCAGGAATCCCCCGCGCCGAGCCGCGCACCCGCTCGCCCTCGATGGCCGCGATAAAGACCGGAGCTCCGTAGCGCTCCTTGAGGCGGCTTGCCACGATCCCGATTACACCGTGGTGCCAGCCAGGCTGGGCAAGCACCAGCACCCGCTGCTGAGCCAGGTCGAGCCCGTCTTTTTGCTGGGCCTCGACAAGGGCAATCGCCTCGGCCTCGATCTGGGCACAGAGCACCTGGCGGCGCTGGTTGGCCTGTTCGCACTCGCCGGCCCGCTCGGCGGCCACCGCCGGATCGTCGGTGGTCAATAGCTCGATGACCGTCACCGGATCGCCGATGCGGCCCACAGCGTTGATCCGGGGGCCCAGGGCAAAACCGATCGCCTCAGGCTTGAGATCGTTGCGCCCGAGCAGACCGCAGACGGCCAGTAGCGCCTGCACGCCGGGATTGGTCGAACCGGGCAAGCGCGCCAGCCCCCTCAGCACCCAGGCCCGGTTGACACCGACCAGCGGAGCAAGATCCGCCACCGTTCCGAGGGTAAATAGTTCCAGCAAACTCTCCTGCAGATCGCCGTTGTCTTCGAAGCGGCGGGCAAGTTCTCCGGCCAGAACAAAGGCCACCCCGACTCCGGCCAGATAGGCGTAGGGCGAGGTGCGCTCCATCAACTTGGGGTTGAGAATCGCGTCGGCCACCGGCAGCACATCCGGCAGGTCGTGGTGGTCAGTGACGATCACCTGCATACCCAACTCGGCGGCGCGGGCGATCGGTCCGTGGGCGGAGATGCCGTTATCGACGGTCAGAATCAGACCGACGCCGCGATCAAAAAATTCTTCGACGATCCGGCAGTTGATGCCGTAGCCCTCGTGCATCCGGCTGGGGATCGCATAATCGATCTGCCCGCCCAGGGCGCGCACCGCCCGCAGGAGTAAAGCCGTGCTCGTCATGCCGTCGCAGTCGTAGTCGCCGCAGATGGCGATGGGCTTGTTGTGGACGATCGCCTCCGCCAGCAGCTCCACAGCCCGGCCCATCTGGGCAAATTCTGCCCCAGGCTCCGGCAGCACCCAGCTGTCGGGCGATAAAAAGTGCTCGGCCAGCTCGCAGGTGGTGATCCCGCGATTGATCAGCACCTGGGCCACCAGCGGCGACAACCCGAAGGCTCCGGCCAGCCGTGCGGCCAGGTCGGGAACGGGAGCGGCAATCTGCCAGCGCTGCCTGGGTAGCATCGAAACAGCCTATCTCTGGCTGCTATCTTACGGAACAGGCTACTTGTCTTACAAGCGCCGCCCACCCCAGCTGTGATACAAAAGCCTGTAATCGCCCGAGCAGGGACCACTATGCTACGAATAAGGCGATCGAACGGCGAATTGAGTACAATTGTTCACAAGCTCGTCGTTCCACTGTCCGCACCAAAGCGAGTGTTCCAGACACCATGCCCAGACAGCTCGAATTGACCGGTCCAGATCCCAATTCCCGGATTGTGCCCACGGCCCTGCATTCAGAGATGCAGCGCTCGTACCTCGAGTACGCGATGAGCGTCATCGTCGGTCGAGCACTGCCGGACGTGCGCGACGGCCTCAAGCCGGTGCATCGGCGCATCTTGTTTGCGATGCACGAGTTGGGGCTCGCTCCCGATCGGCCCTTTCGCAAGTGCGCCCGCGTCGTGGGCGACGTGCTGGGCAAGTACCACCCCCACGGCGATACGGCGGTCTACGACGCGCTGGTGCGGCTGGTGCAAGATTTTTCGTCGCGCTATCCGCTTCTGGCGGGCCACGGCAACTTTGGCTCGATCGACAACGATCCGCCCGCCGCGATGCGCTACACCGAATGTCGCCTCGCAGCGGTGGGCGTCGATGCCCTGCTCGCTGAGATTGACGAGCAGACGGTCGAATTTAGCGACAATTTTGACGGCTCCCAGCGCGAGCCGGAGGTGCTGCCGGCCCGGCTGCCGGTGCTGCTCTTAAACGGCAGCTCGGGGATCGCCGTCGGCATGGCGACGAATATTCCGCCCCACAACCTGGCAGAGGTGGTCGATGGGCTGGTCGCCCTCATCGACAATCCCCAACTGAGCGACGACGAATTGTTGCAGCTTATTCCCGGCCCCGACTTTCCGACCGGGGGCCAGATCATCGGCACCGCCGGGGTGCGCGAGGCGTACCTGAGTGGCCGGGGATCGATCACGATGCGCGGGATCACCCATCTTGAGGAGGTGGGCAGCGGTCGGCGGCGCAAGCCCG harbors:
- the recJ gene encoding single-stranded-DNA-specific exonuclease RecJ; this encodes MLPRQRWQIAAPVPDLAARLAGAFGLSPLVAQVLINRGITTCELAEHFLSPDSWVLPEPGAEFAQMGRAVELLAEAIVHNKPIAICGDYDCDGMTSTALLLRAVRALGGQIDYAIPSRMHEGYGINCRIVEEFFDRGVGLILTVDNGISAHGPIARAAELGMQVIVTDHHDLPDVLPVADAILNPKLMERTSPYAYLAGVGVAFVLAGELARRFEDNGDLQESLLELFTLGTVADLAPLVGVNRAWVLRGLARLPGSTNPGVQALLAVCGLLGRNDLKPEAIGFALGPRINAVGRIGDPVTVIELLTTDDPAVAAERAGECEQANQRRQVLCAQIEAEAIALVEAQQKDGLDLAQQRVLVLAQPGWHHGVIGIVASRLKERYGAPVFIAAIEGERVRGSARGIPEFHIYEALKFCADLLDGFGGHPMAGGFSLRGDQLEAFKVRLQDFARARLQPEQIAPLVEIDAAVQLAQINRALVEQLDRLQPCGLGNREPVFWVAGARVVQQKAMGKEGTHLQLLVSDGTAERRAVGWRQADYLPLPEFVDIAFSARRNEYQGTVKIELEVAGLRAATAAPFVLPAPPAFEESIEWHDHREGDGAAFLATFVPDQQRPVLLYGHERPQLPPGWPVHYDRPQENYRYEHLLLWSLPPSPLHLLWLLAVVRPRTVHLFAATVPAFHPWKLRHQLQASYRPGLPFEILRLSQHCWVSPRIVCEALVEERFLEDWRPVIDANLHGWLGAERLQLAEWYQSRADVLQELLRRPASLLQPLARSCDSLC